A genomic region of Colletotrichum destructivum chromosome 1, complete sequence contains the following coding sequences:
- a CDS encoding Putative protein kinase has translation MANELPLPELRLNDSPDIDFHEPVGEDWANPELPPLSAISAQSAAEQIEDRFWKHAVNCDPRRVGQQEFWPPKLIDHLLDKDAVYNVVKQLVTQGILPDEIRGGPRSSSSATSYWTERVMGTTASPRTTYRRVLIILIFINKTSCLKRFLDRKIDDQKLHQTALLDPLLNDWKRGEVSTFYHYRPKVLAPFLEKSRQPGQVSHHRFDLDSVPPWKILRSTSPLQTLSGGYGEVHKIVIHAWQHGFHADLQQISAPPSLFALKRLHTSDERVFRGEVSELERFGGRHHHIVTLLCTVIHQKSDRTDYFLLFPWAEYDLLTYWEKEETQQKDHQFFKWVAEQLAGMADALKFIHDPNLFAGEKRLYGRHGDIKPENILCFKGNGRGTLVLSDLGLTKTHGDQSRSNRPGEQIPMTPNYRPPECDIDGRDGYVSRDFDIWTLGCLFLEFMVWILDGWKGYKDFRERRFSPYINGAQTCVYFEIVRVPEEEGYAFKVKDVVTKELERLHAHPTCTEYVHDMLKLIHERMILVRSDGVYRIRSNELKEKLRAIKKKCENSDYCVRPCPRNTKVKPRPPVRADLNTTAKRYIAEDQRYRNFDLYRGETSTFRG, from the exons ATGGCAAACGAGCTTCCCCTCCCAGAACTTCGGCTTAACGACTCGCCCGATATTGATTTTCATGAGCCGGTAGGAGAAGATTGGGCGAACCCTGAGCTTCCTCCGTTGTCCGCCATCAGTGCCCAATCTGCTGCAGAACAAATCGAAGACAGATTCTGGAAACACGCAGTTAATTGTGACCCCAGGCGTGTGGGACAGCAAGAGTTTTGGCCTCCAAAGCTCATTGATCACCTTCTCGACAAGGATGCAGTATACAATGTCGTCAAGCAACTTGTTACGCAAGGAATCCTTCCGGACGAGATACGCGGAGGGCCTCGCAGTTCGTCCTCAGCCACTTCATATTGGACTGAACGTGTTATGGGTACGACAGCGAGCCCTAGAACAACATACCGCCGAGTTCTCATCATACTCATTTTCATCAATAAGACAAGCTGCCTAAAGCGCTTTCTGGACAGGAAAATTGACGATCAAAAGCTTCACCAGACAGCTTTGCTTGACCCACTCCTCAATGACTGGAAAAGAGGAGAGGTGTCAACCTTCTACCACTACCGACCCAAAGTCCTTGCCCCATTTCTTGAAAAGTCTCGGCAGCCGGGCCAAGTTTCTCACCATAGATTTGACCTCGACAGTGTCCCGCCTTGGAAAATCCTACGCTCAACTTCCCCGTTACAAACGTTATCCGGAGGCTATGGAGAAGTCCACAAGATTGTTATCCATGCCTGGCAACACGGCTTTCACGCCGACCTACAGCAG ATCTCGGCGCCTCCGAGTCTTTTCGCTCTCAAGCGGCTTCACACATCGGATGAAAGGGTGTTTCGCGGAGAAGTTTCGGAGCTCGAACGCTTTGGGGGCCGTCATCACCACATTGTCACCCTTCTCTGCACTGTCATTCATCAGAAATCCGACCGCACTGATTATTTCCTTTTGTTTCCCTGGGCAGAATACGACTTGCTCACTTATtgggagaaggaagaaacCCAGCAGAAAGACCACCAATTCTTCAAGTGGGTAGCTGAGCAGCTGGCCGGCATGGCAGATGCGTTGAAGTTCATCCATGACCCAAACCTCTTCGCTGGAGAGAAGCGCCTCTATGGAAGGCATGGGGACATCAAGCCGGAAAATATCCTCTGCTTCAAAGGAAACGGTCGGGGAACTCTTGTCCTTTCTGACCTTGGTTTGACAAAAACCCACGGTGACCAGAGTCGGTCCAACAGACCAGGAGAGCAAATCCCAATGACGCCCAACTACCGGCCACCCGAGTGCGACATCGATGGTAGAGATGGATATGTGTCCCGCGACTTTGACATCTGGACTCTAGGTTGCCTTTTTCTTGAATTCATGGTATGGATACTAGATGGGTGGAAAGGATACAAGGATTTTCGCGAGCGGCGGTTCTCGCCTTACATCAACGGCGCCCAGACATGCGTCTACTTCGAGATTGTTCGAGTacccgaggaggaggggtaTGCATTCAAAGTCAAAGATGTTGTGACGAAG GAACTCGAGCGACTTCACGCACATCCGACGTGCACCGAGTATGTTCACGACATGTTGAAGTTGATTCACGAGAGAATGATACTTGTTCGATCGGATGGCGTTTACAGAATACGGTCCAACGAGCTCAAGGAAAAGTTACGAGCCATCAAGAAGAAATGCGAAAACTCGGATTACTGCGTTCGTCCATGCCCAAGAAACACAAAGGTCAAGCCGCGTCCGCCTGTTCGAGCCGACCTTAACACGACGGCCAAGAGGTATATTGCCGAGGACCAACGCTATCGCAACTTTGACCTGTACAGAGGCGAAACTTCAACATTCAGGGGATGA